The proteins below come from a single Juglans regia cultivar Chandler chromosome 12, Walnut 2.0, whole genome shotgun sequence genomic window:
- the LOC109005062 gene encoding proteasome subunit beta type-2-A, with product MECVFGLVGEGFAVVVADTSAVHSILVHKSNEDKIMVLDSHKLIAASGEPGDRVQFTEYIQKNVALYQFRNGIPLTTAAAANFTRGELATALRKNPYSVNILLAGYDKETGPSLYYIDYIATLHKVDKGAFGYGSYFSLSTMDRHYHSRMSVEEAIDLVDKCIIEIRSRLVVAPPNFVIKIVDKDGAREYAWRETVKDADVASA from the exons ATGGAGTGCGTTTTCGGCCTGGTGGGCGAAGGGTTCGCCGTCGTGGTAGCGGATACGTCGGCGGTTCACAGCATACTGGTGCACAAGTCCAACGAGGATAAGATCATGGTCCTTGACTCTCATAAACTCATCGCCGCCAGCGGCGAGCCCGGCGACAG AGTTCAATTCACGGAGTACATACAGAAGAACGTGGCTCTGTATCAGTTCCGAAATGGGATTCCTTTGACCACCGCCGCTGCAGCTAACTTCACCCGAGGCGAGCTCGCCACCGCCTTGCGCAAG AACCCATACTCTGTGAATATCCTTCTGGCTGGCTACGATAAGGAGACAGGCCCATCTCTTTACTACATTGATTATATTGCTACACTACACAAAGTCGACAAGGGTGCATTTGGTTATGGGTCCTATTTTTCACTCTCCACAATGGACAGACACTACCACAGCCGCATGTCAGTAGAAGAAGCAATTGACTTGGTTGATAAGTGCATTATCGAGATAAGATCCAGGCTGGTCGTGGCACCGCCGAATTTTGTCATCAAAATTGTTGACAAGGATGGAGCAAGGGAGTATGCCTGGCGTGAAACCGTCAAGGATGCTGATGTGGCTTCAGCTTAA
- the LOC109004947 gene encoding non-specific lipid-transfer protein-like protein At2g13820: MELLMPCSRIVLIMAMVVVLIIPVHGQISTPCNASIISSFTPCMNLLTNSTANGTSPSADCCNSLKSLTSGGLDCLCLIVTGSVPFQIPINRSLAISLPRACNMPGIPVQCKASAAPIPAPGPFSLGPTLSPGLSPTPSPKASSVPEPISPTRAPESDTTPLTPLAPTVDSEAPTATTGSRPVLTPSAAIPSYSLSPSFLLLVLGIFI, from the exons ATGGAGCTCCTTATGCCCTGTTCACGCATTGTTTTGATAATGGCCATGGTGGTGGTCTTGATTATTCCTGTTCATGGCCAGATTAGTACCCCATGCAACGCTTCCATCATTTCTAGCTTCACCCCTTGCATGAACTTATTAACAAATAGCACTGCAAATGGTACCTCACCAAGTGCAGACTGCTGCAATTCCCTCAAGTCCCTCACAAGTGGTGGACTGGACTGTCTGTGCCTCATTGTAACTGGAAGCGTTCCCTTCCAAATACCCATCAATCGGTCCTTGGCCATCTCTCTCCCTCGTGCTTGTAATATGCCAGGCATTCCCGTCCAATGCAAAG CCTCTGCTGCACCTATTCCTGCTCCAG GTCCCTTCTCACTAGGGCCAACCCTGTCCCCCGGCCTCTCACCAACTCCTAGTCCTAAAG CTTCTTCTGTCCCGGAACCCATATCACCTACTCGGGCACCAGAATCCGACACAACACCCCTCACTCCACTAGCTCCAACAGTGGATTCCGAAGCTCCAACTGCAACTACGGGAAGCCGCCCGGTTCTGACCCCGTCAGCTGCCATTCCCTCTTACAGTCTCTCACCATCCTTCCTTCTACTTGTGTTAGGAATATTTATTTGA
- the LOC109005063 gene encoding type IV inositol polyphosphate 5-phosphatase 7-like, with amino-acid sequence MRDENPKKSKLSWSKKMVRKWFNIKSKTEDFQADDVNCGGGDTEYRTSFSEREPCTIKKSKTEKFCRNTEQGRRGRMNLDHPRIIDVQNYSIFVATWNVAGRSPPSNLNLDDWLHASAPADIYVLGFQEIVPLNAGNVLGAEDNGPAKKWLALVRKTLNNLPGTSGVGGCYTPSPIPEPMVEINADFEGSTRQKNSSFFHRRSFQTTHSWRMDSEPSIPQPRLDRRFSVCDRVIFGHRQSDFDPNFRWGHRPSDYSRPSDYSRPSDYSRPSDYSRWGSSDDDNGPGDSPSTVLHSPMAYGGFQSCEDGYRMPGRSRYCLVASKQMVGIFLTIWVRSGLRDSVRNMKVSCVGRGLMGYLGNKGSISVSMSLHQTTFCFVCSHLTSGQKEGDELRRNSDVMEILRKTRFPRVHGSGDGKSPETILEHDRVIWLGDLNYRIALSYRSAKALVEMQNWRALLENDQLRREQRHGRVFVGWNEGRIYFPPTYKYSTNSDRYAGDDMHPKEKRRTPAWCDRILWYGEGLQQSSYVRGESRFSDHRPVYGLFWAEVESSHSRLRKSMSCSSSKIEVEELLPYSHGYTELNFF; translated from the exons ATGAGAGATGAAAATCCCAAGAAAAGCAAG CTCTCATGGTCAAAGAAAATGGTCAGGAAGTGGTTCAATATCAAGAGCAAGACGGAGGATTTTCAGGCAGATGATGTTAATTGCGGTG GAGGTGATACGGAATACAGGACTAGCTTCTCAGAGAGGGAGCCATGCACAATCAAAAAAAGCAAAACTG AAAAATTTTGCCGGAACACGGAGCAGGGCCGGCGAGGAAGAATGAATCTTGACCACCCCCGAATCATAGACGTGCAGAACTATAG CATATTCGTTGCTACATGGAATGTGGCTGGAAGATCCCCACCCAGTAATTTGAATCTGGATGACTGGCTTCATGCCTCGGCACCTGCTGACATTTATGTTCTTGG ATTTCAAGAAATTGTTCCATTAAATGCCGGTAATGTTCTGGGTGCAGAAGACAACGGTCCTGCCAAAAAATGGCTGGCTCTCGTTCGAAAGACTCTGAACAATCTTCCTGGGACCAGTGGGGTTGGTGGATGCTATACACCATCACCCATTCCAGAACCAATGGTAGAAATAAATGCAGATTTTGAGGGGTCTACTAGGCAGAAGAACTCATCTTTCTTCCATCGTCGATCCTTCCAGACAACCCACAGCTGGAGAATGGACAGTGAACCTTCAATCCCACAACCAAGACTTGATCGTCGATTTAGTGTTTGTGATAGAGTAATATTTGGCCACCGGCAAAGTGATTTTGATCCCAATTTCAGATGGGGTCACCGGCCGAGTGACTATTCCCGGCCAAGTGACTATTCCAGACCAAGCGACTATTCCAGGCCAAGTGACTATTCCAGATGGGGTTCATCAGATGATGACAATGGGCCAGGGGACTCCCCAAGTACTGTGTTGCATTCACCAATGGCCTATGGCGGATTTCAATCTTGCGAAGATGGATATAGAATGCCAGGGCGTTCGAGGTACTGTTTGGTTGCAAGCAAACAGATGGTCGGCATATTTCTCACAATATGGGTAAGAAGTGGATTGAGGGATTCCGTTCGGAACATGAAAGTTTCTTGCGTTGGCCGAGGATTGATGGGTTACCTCGGAAATAAG GGATCAATTTCAGTCAGCATGTCTTTACACCAAACAACATTTTGCTTCGTCTGTAGCCATTTGACCTCAGGGCAGAAGGAGGGTGACGAGCTAAGAAGGAACTCTGATGTCATGGAAATCCTTAGGAAGACAAGGTTTCCCCGCGTTCATGGCTCTGGAGATGGGAAATCCCCCGAAACTATCCTCGAGCATGA TCGAGTTATTTGGCTTGGGGATTTGAATTATCGTATTGCTCTCTCTTACCGCTCTGCCAAAGCGCTTGTTGAGATGCAAAACTGGAGGGCATTGTTGGAGAATGACCAG TTACGAAGAGAGCAGAGACATGGTCGTGTTTTTGTGGGGTGGAATGAGGGGAGGATTTATTTTCCACCAACTTACAAGTATTCAACTAATTCAGACAGATATGCAGGGGACGATATGCATCCAAAGGAGAAACGCAGAACGCCTGCTTG GTGTGATAGAATTTTGTGGTATGGAGAAGGTCTCCAGCAATCATCCTATGTCCGGGGCGAATCTAGATTTTCAGATCATAGACCCGTTTATGGCCTATTTTGGGCTGAGGTTGAATCAAGCCATAGCCGTTTGAGGAAAAGCATGAGCTGTTCCAGTTCCAAGATTGAAGTGGAGGAGCTTCTGCCGTATTCGCATGGATATACTGAACTCAACTTTTTCTAA